The DNA region TAAAACGACGGCATGGCCAACCCCCCGGCTCCGGCAACCAAGGCGGGCAGGCTGGGTTCGGGTACATAGCCCAGCCGACGGACCAGCCCGGAGTGCTCCAGGGGCTGAATCAGCCGTTCCAGGTCTTCGGTCAGCCATCCGCCGGTTCCGGCCAGAACCAAAGGAAAGGCGGACTTGAGCCTGGCCGGGAGTCCGGAAAAGGCGGTGAGCAAGCGGGCCAGGTTCTTGCGCGGTTCCCGTGTGGCCACGCAGAGCAGGTAGCGTCCGTGTTCCAGACCCAATTCTTTCAGAGTCGGTCGGGTACGCTCCTCGGGCATGGGGTGAAACGCCGGTGCCACGCCCATGGTGCTGACGCTGATCCGGGATGGAGAGACGCCGAGAATCTGGATGATTTCCCGGCGGACGAATTCCGAGATCGTCAGGATATGATCCGCCCGGCGCAGGGTTTTGGGCAGTTCCCGGTCCAGCAGGGCAAGCCGCTCCCTGGGATGGTATTCAGGGTAGTGAATAAAGGACAGGTCGTGAATCGTGACCACGCTCGGACCGGAATAGGGCAGCAGGAGAAAGTTGGGGCCGTGCTGCACCGGGGTTGCGGCCCGGCGGTTTTTTGTCCAAAAGGAAACTTTTTTCAGGCCGAAACTGACCCGATCCTGCAGGCAACGCCAGGGCAAAGCCTTGCGCAGTGATTGCAGGGGGCCGACTTTTCCCATGCATGCCTCCGTTTTTTCGGCAAAGGGCCGACACGGATCAGCCACCCAGCCTCGACCG from Desulfonatronum sp. SC1 includes:
- a CDS encoding glycosyltransferase family 1 protein, which encodes MNAAVLREAVLYGQIFTLSTWNPMHHTHPSSSTKPDVLLLTDALRDTPLTGIGRYVLELARGLRSHPGLNSVRFFAGRGWVADPCRPFAEKTEACMGKVGPLQSLRKALPWRCLQDRVSFGLKKVSFWTKNRRAATPVQHGPNFLLLPYSGPSVVTIHDLSFIHYPEYHPRERLALLDRELPKTLRRADHILTISEFVRREIIQILGVSPSRISVSTMGVAPAFHPMPEERTRPTLKELGLEHGRYLLCVATREPRKNLARLLTAFSGLPARLKSAFPLVLAGTGGWLTEDLERLIQPLEHSGLVRRLGYVPEPSLPALVAGAGGLAMPSFYEGFGLPVLEAMACGVPVLTADRASLPEVAGDAAILVNPEDEQAIREGLDRLLTDEPFRLAARVRGLRQAARFTWSACVDQTVRVYQQVAGQQASPSFSQQPSPASPGDLRVAP